The Myxococcota bacterium genome has a segment encoding these proteins:
- a CDS encoding ATP-binding cassette domain-containing protein, whose product MEHGPSRSTHDVASPGTLPAALAAVLRTELGVRPGGDDAIARSADTAPFGPEERLEDFARRAGLRARTLSSTTADAVAALHRGAAAATWDPRIGWLALLEADRHRVRVATQATPPHWRALADLERELGDPGPDGRRTFTWLEAGLDAARGRGAVAPAPHVRLLELVRPDRGDVVAIVLYAGFIGALSLAIPVAVQQLVNTVAFGGLVQPVVVVALLLLVGLALAASLTTFQTVLAELLQRRVFVRACLDLAHRLPRVPLGAFGAKRGPELVNRFFDLVTIQKSGAAILLEGSAVALQTVTGLVLLSLYHPLLLALSALLLGAIAVVLLGLGRGAVRTAIAESNAKYALAAWMEELALHATAFRDATRRVHAAERADALAADWVLARAAHYRIVLRQLVGSFAVQVLANSLVLGLGGALVVAGELTLGQLVAAEIVVAAVLAALVRLGKKLEGFYDLLAAVDKIGILLDLPLERGDGRAPRAPARGDRGLALRAVGVATSAGRVADLRVAPGERIALTGPPASGKSAFAEMLCGLRAPLAGRVEHDGEDLRELRLDLVRERAVCLRDGDVLAGDVLANVRAGRPHVDAARATEALASAGLLDAARALPGGLATALAPSGDPLSHGQVAQLALARAIAGCPRLLVVDGLLARLPRPLRDVALEALFDRRAPWTLVVVTDDPDVLARCDRTVAIDDACEPAGPEAPR is encoded by the coding sequence ATGGAGCACGGCCCTTCCCGTTCGACCCACGACGTCGCGTCCCCCGGAACGCTTCCGGCCGCGCTCGCCGCCGTGCTCCGCACCGAGCTCGGCGTGCGGCCGGGCGGGGACGATGCGATCGCGCGGAGCGCCGACACCGCGCCCTTCGGCCCGGAGGAGCGCCTCGAGGACTTCGCGCGCCGCGCCGGGCTGCGCGCGCGCACGCTCTCCTCGACGACCGCCGACGCCGTCGCCGCGCTCCATCGCGGCGCGGCCGCGGCCACGTGGGACCCGCGCATCGGCTGGCTGGCGCTGCTCGAGGCCGACCGGCACCGCGTGCGCGTCGCGACGCAGGCGACGCCGCCGCATTGGCGCGCGCTCGCGGACCTCGAGCGCGAGCTCGGTGATCCGGGTCCCGACGGCCGGCGCACCTTCACCTGGCTCGAGGCCGGGCTCGACGCGGCGCGCGGGCGCGGCGCAGTCGCGCCCGCCCCGCACGTGCGCCTCCTCGAGCTCGTCCGCCCCGACCGCGGCGACGTCGTCGCGATCGTGCTGTACGCGGGCTTCATCGGCGCGCTCTCGCTCGCGATCCCGGTCGCCGTGCAGCAGCTCGTCAACACGGTCGCCTTCGGCGGGCTCGTGCAGCCGGTCGTCGTGGTCGCGCTCCTGCTGCTCGTCGGGCTCGCACTCGCCGCGTCGCTCACCACCTTCCAGACGGTGCTCGCGGAGCTCCTGCAGCGCCGCGTCTTCGTGCGCGCCTGCCTCGACCTGGCCCACCGCCTCCCGCGCGTTCCTCTCGGCGCGTTCGGCGCGAAGCGCGGGCCGGAGCTCGTGAACCGCTTCTTCGATCTCGTGACGATCCAGAAGTCCGGCGCCGCGATCCTCCTCGAGGGCAGCGCGGTCGCGCTCCAGACGGTGACGGGCCTCGTGCTGCTGTCGCTCTACCACCCGCTGCTGCTCGCCCTGTCCGCGCTGCTGCTCGGCGCGATCGCGGTCGTGCTGCTCGGCCTCGGGCGCGGTGCGGTGCGCACGGCCATCGCGGAGTCGAACGCCAAGTACGCGCTCGCCGCCTGGATGGAGGAGCTCGCCCTGCACGCGACGGCCTTTCGCGACGCGACCCGCCGGGTCCACGCGGCCGAGCGCGCCGACGCGCTCGCCGCGGACTGGGTGCTCGCGCGGGCCGCGCACTACCGGATCGTGCTGCGTCAGCTCGTCGGCTCGTTCGCGGTGCAGGTGCTCGCGAACAGTCTCGTGCTCGGGCTCGGCGGCGCGCTCGTCGTCGCCGGCGAGCTGACGCTCGGCCAGCTCGTGGCGGCGGAGATCGTCGTCGCGGCCGTGCTCGCCGCGCTCGTCCGGCTGGGCAAGAAGCTCGAGGGCTTCTACGACCTGCTGGCCGCGGTCGACAAGATCGGCATCCTGCTCGACCTCCCGCTCGAACGCGGCGACGGGCGCGCGCCGCGCGCGCCCGCACGCGGCGATCGCGGCCTCGCGCTGCGCGCCGTGGGCGTGGCGACGAGCGCGGGGCGCGTCGCCGACCTGCGCGTCGCGCCGGGCGAGCGCATCGCGCTGACGGGGCCGCCCGCGTCCGGGAAGAGCGCGTTCGCCGAGATGCTGTGCGGCCTGCGCGCGCCGCTCGCCGGCCGCGTCGAGCACGACGGCGAGGACCTGCGCGAGCTGCGCCTCGACCTCGTGCGCGAGCGCGCCGTCTGTCTTCGCGACGGCGACGTGCTCGCGGGCGACGTGCTCGCGAACGTGCGCGCGGGCCGCCCGCACGTCGACGCCGCGCGCGCGACCGAGGCGCTCGCGAGCGCGGGCCTGCTCGACGCGGCGCGCGCGCTGCCCGGCGGCCTCGCGACGGCACTCGCGCCGAGCGGGGATCCGCTGAGTCACGGCCAGGTCGCCCAGCTCGCGCTGGCCCGCGCGATCGCGGGGTGCCCGCGCCTGCTCGTCGTCGACGGGCTGCTCGCGCGCCTTCCCCGCCCGCTGCGCGACGTCGCGCTCGAGGCGCTCTTCGATCGCCGCGCACCCTGGACGCTCGTCGTCGTGACGGACGACCCGGACGTGCTCGCGCGCTGCGATCGCACCGTCGCGATCGACGACGCGTGCGAGCCCGCCGGCCCGGAGGCGCCGCGATGA
- a CDS encoding SDR family NAD(P)-dependent oxidoreductase: MTTGGAADARSIGEHWGFAGRVAAVTGAANGIGRACARRLAEAGAAVLVVDRDGDAARAVAEDLARAGARARAVVVDVAEPAAGEEVAAQARARYERLDVLVHAAGIFPHASLLELDLAEWDRVHAVNLRGALCMARACAPLLLESGSAVRPSAIVLIGSRTATRPPRGMLAYATSKAGVAALTSALAVELAPRVRVNAVAPGPIADTAAARRLQRERAGADTDVAAIDRAVGARVLLGRTGRADEVARAILFLASEAASFVNGAVLAVDGGDATV, from the coding sequence ATGACGACGGGCGGTGCGGCGGACGCGCGATCGATCGGGGAGCACTGGGGCTTCGCGGGGCGCGTCGCCGCGGTGACCGGCGCGGCGAACGGGATCGGCCGCGCGTGCGCGCGCCGGCTCGCCGAGGCCGGCGCCGCGGTGCTCGTCGTCGACCGCGACGGCGACGCGGCGCGGGCGGTCGCGGAAGACCTCGCGCGCGCGGGCGCGCGGGCGCGCGCGGTGGTCGTCGACGTCGCCGAGCCCGCGGCCGGCGAGGAGGTCGCCGCGCAGGCGCGCGCGCGGTACGAGCGGCTCGACGTGCTCGTCCACGCGGCCGGCATCTTCCCGCACGCGTCGCTGCTCGAGCTCGACCTCGCGGAGTGGGATCGCGTGCACGCGGTGAACCTGCGCGGCGCGCTGTGCATGGCGCGCGCGTGCGCTCCGCTGCTCCTCGAATCGGGGAGCGCGGTGCGCCCGAGCGCGATCGTCCTGATCGGCTCGCGCACGGCCACGAGGCCGCCGCGCGGAATGCTCGCCTACGCCACGTCGAAGGCGGGCGTCGCCGCACTCACGAGTGCGCTCGCCGTCGAGCTCGCGCCGCGCGTGCGCGTCAACGCGGTCGCGCCCGGGCCGATCGCGGACACGGCCGCCGCGCGCCGTCTGCAGCGCGAGCGCGCGGGCGCGGACACCGATGTCGCCGCGATCGATCGCGCCGTCGGCGCGCGCGTGCTGCTCGGCCGCACGGGGCGCGCCGACGAGGTGGCGCGCGCGATCCTGTTCCTCGCGAGCGAGGCGGCGAGCTTCGTGAACGGCGCGGTGCTCGCCGTCGACGGCGGCGACGCGACGGTCTGA
- a CDS encoding CoA transferase has protein sequence MNDAPQKPLSGLRVIESSLLGPGHVATFFADLGADVIKVEPPSGDYIRQMTWPIVKGVSLLHLHTHRGKKSICLNLKSDEGKQLYKDLVAKADVVVEAMRPGSLAKLGLGYEDLKKVNPKIVFATLSGYGATGPYKDMPSHGIAYDTWSGIVQPVEDDKGFKRIPPTMPNVGINVGPMLGAIAILAGVIQARATGQGCEMEMAQSDAAAYMDWYRIESERAYLRPEDEVTGNPSDDYERRPAGLAGMWEGVRYQAYECKDGHVLFMASEQAFWKNFCAGVGRTDLFEKWPGSKYADHARGNLELQAELKTIFLGKTVKEWLAFGNEQNTPIAPFNTARSLGDDPQFQARMGFLPIEAVGCEQLPLPVFVNGAPLPVPTMAPEVGEHTDQVLASVLGLSADAIASKRAAGALG, from the coding sequence GTGAACGACGCCCCCCAGAAGCCGCTCTCCGGCCTTCGCGTGATCGAGTCGAGCCTGCTCGGCCCCGGCCACGTCGCCACCTTCTTCGCCGACCTCGGCGCCGACGTCATCAAGGTCGAGCCGCCCTCCGGCGACTACATCCGCCAGATGACGTGGCCCATCGTGAAGGGCGTCTCGCTGCTCCACCTGCACACGCACCGCGGCAAGAAGAGCATCTGCCTGAACCTCAAGAGCGACGAGGGCAAGCAGCTCTACAAGGACCTGGTCGCGAAGGCGGACGTCGTCGTCGAGGCGATGCGGCCGGGCTCGCTCGCGAAGCTCGGCCTCGGCTACGAGGACCTGAAGAAGGTCAACCCGAAGATCGTGTTCGCGACGCTCTCGGGCTACGGCGCGACCGGCCCGTACAAGGACATGCCGAGCCACGGCATCGCCTACGACACGTGGAGCGGCATCGTGCAGCCCGTCGAGGACGACAAGGGCTTCAAGCGCATCCCGCCGACGATGCCGAACGTGGGCATCAACGTCGGCCCGATGCTCGGCGCGATCGCCATCCTCGCCGGCGTCATCCAGGCGCGCGCGACGGGCCAGGGCTGCGAGATGGAGATGGCCCAGTCGGACGCGGCCGCCTACATGGACTGGTACCGGATCGAGTCGGAGCGCGCGTACCTGCGCCCCGAGGACGAGGTCACGGGCAACCCGTCCGACGACTACGAGCGCCGCCCGGCCGGCCTCGCCGGCATGTGGGAGGGCGTCCGCTACCAGGCCTACGAGTGCAAGGACGGCCACGTCCTCTTCATGGCCTCGGAGCAGGCGTTCTGGAAGAACTTCTGCGCCGGCGTCGGCCGCACGGACCTCTTCGAGAAGTGGCCGGGGAGCAAGTACGCCGACCACGCGCGCGGCAACCTCGAGCTGCAGGCCGAGCTCAAGACGATCTTCCTCGGGAAGACCGTGAAGGAGTGGCTCGCGTTCGGGAACGAGCAGAACACGCCGATCGCGCCGTTCAACACGGCGCGCTCGCTCGGCGACGATCCGCAGTTCCAGGCGCGCATGGGCTTCCTGCCGATCGAGGCCGTCGGCTGCGAGCAGCTGCCGCTGCCGGTCTTCGTGAACGGCGCGCCGCTGCCCGTCCCGACGATGGCGCCCGAGGTCGGCGAGCACACCGACCAGGTGCTCGCGAGCGTGCTCGGCCTCTCGGCCGACGCGATCGCGAGCAAGCGCGCCGCGGGCGCGCTCGGCTGA
- a CDS encoding LLM class F420-dependent oxidoreductase, with translation MHVGVTIHATDQTMDPVEVAVEAEARGFHSFYVPEHTHIPASRRTPAPTGDAELAVEYYRTLDPYIVIAAAGARTRHIRLGTGIGLVAQHDHLTFAKQLATLDRVTQGRLVLGIGFGWNHEEMENHGIDVKRRRELVREKMLAMRELWTKEVAAYHGDLVRFEPSYAWPKPVQQPGPRTLIGGAPGPKLFAQIAEYADGWMPIGGAGMAAALEDLRKRFDANGRDPAAMHVVPFGVLPSDEKLAYYRELGVTEAVLRLPAAGRDAVLAALDSFVPFAERFADR, from the coding sequence ATGCACGTCGGAGTCACGATCCACGCGACCGACCAGACGATGGACCCGGTCGAGGTCGCGGTCGAAGCGGAGGCGCGCGGCTTCCACTCGTTCTACGTCCCCGAGCACACGCACATCCCCGCGAGCCGACGCACGCCCGCGCCGACGGGCGACGCCGAGCTCGCCGTCGAGTACTACCGCACGCTCGACCCGTACATCGTGATCGCGGCCGCCGGCGCGCGCACGCGGCACATCCGGCTCGGCACCGGGATCGGCCTCGTCGCACAGCACGATCACCTCACCTTCGCGAAGCAGCTCGCGACGCTCGATCGCGTCACGCAGGGCCGGCTCGTGCTCGGGATCGGCTTCGGCTGGAACCACGAGGAGATGGAGAACCACGGCATCGACGTGAAGCGGCGTCGCGAGCTCGTGCGCGAGAAGATGCTCGCGATGCGCGAGCTGTGGACGAAGGAGGTGGCCGCCTATCACGGCGACCTCGTGCGCTTCGAGCCGAGCTACGCCTGGCCGAAGCCCGTGCAGCAGCCGGGGCCGCGCACGCTGATCGGCGGCGCGCCCGGGCCGAAGCTCTTCGCGCAGATCGCCGAGTATGCCGACGGCTGGATGCCGATCGGCGGCGCGGGCATGGCCGCCGCGCTCGAGGACCTCCGCAAGCGCTTCGACGCGAACGGCCGCGACCCGGCCGCGATGCACGTCGTGCCGTTCGGCGTGCTCCCGAGCGACGAGAAGCTCGCCTACTACCGCGAGCTGGGCGTCACCGAGGCCGTGCTGCGCCTGCCCGCGGCGGGGCGGGACGCGGTGCTCGCGGCGCTCGATTCGTTCGTCCCCTTCGCGGAGCGCTTCGCCGATCGCTAG
- a CDS encoding glucose 1-dehydrogenase codes for MTATPALFDLSGRAAIVTGASRGIGRWIAEGLAEAGADVVVAARGADGAARAAEEIARATGRRALPFAFDVASADDVVALVAFARRELGAVDALVNNAAVIVAAPTFDYPLDGWDEVFAVNARGAFHLAQQCARAMRERGGGSIVNVSSINARLGAKEEHQPVVAYSASKGALEAMTRDLAAKWIPHGIRVNALALGSFDTDMARFLKKSDERLARYLTTIPIGRLGVAEDVKGAAVFLASDAARYVTGATLVVDGGCAAQGGPHVA; via the coding sequence ATGACGGCGACCCCGGCGCTCTTCGATCTCTCGGGCCGCGCGGCGATCGTCACCGGCGCGAGCCGCGGCATCGGGCGGTGGATCGCCGAAGGGCTCGCCGAGGCGGGCGCCGACGTCGTCGTCGCGGCGCGCGGGGCGGACGGCGCCGCGCGCGCCGCGGAGGAGATCGCGCGGGCCACGGGCCGCCGCGCCCTCCCCTTCGCCTTCGACGTCGCGAGCGCGGACGACGTCGTCGCGCTCGTCGCGTTCGCGCGGCGCGAGCTCGGCGCCGTCGACGCGCTCGTCAACAACGCCGCCGTGATCGTCGCGGCGCCCACGTTCGACTACCCGCTCGACGGCTGGGACGAGGTGTTCGCCGTGAACGCGCGCGGCGCCTTCCACCTGGCGCAGCAGTGTGCGCGCGCGATGCGCGAGCGCGGCGGCGGGAGCATCGTGAACGTGTCGTCCATCAACGCGCGACTCGGCGCGAAGGAGGAGCACCAGCCGGTCGTGGCCTACTCCGCGAGCAAGGGCGCGCTCGAGGCGATGACACGCGACCTCGCCGCCAAGTGGATCCCGCACGGCATCCGGGTGAACGCGCTCGCGCTCGGGAGCTTCGACACCGACATGGCGCGCTTCCTGAAGAAGAGCGACGAGCGCCTCGCGCGCTACCTCACGACGATCCCGATCGGTCGCCTCGGTGTCGCGGAGGACGTGAAGGGCGCGGCCGTCTTCCTCGCGAGCGACGCGGCGCGCTACGTGACGGGCGCGACGCTCGTCGTCGACGGCGGCTGCGCGGCGCAGGGCGGCCCGCACGTCGCCTAG
- a CDS encoding thiolase domain-containing protein, with product MAVRSAVIGVGQTKLDAKRLDVSQVGLVREAAKRALEDAELDWKDIDAVVIGKAPDMFEGVMMPELFLVDALGGAHKPMLRVHTAGSVGGSTAIVANSLVKAGIHRTVLTVAYEKQSESNAMWALSIGLPFQQSVVAGAGGFFAPLIRGYIQRSGAPEDTGIRVALKDRRNALKNPYAHLKIPDISFEMIQNSPMLWDPIRFLESCPSSDGACAMVIGDEERARASRKPAAWVHATAMRTEPTMFAGRDQVNPRAANDAAAAVYKAAGIANPRKEIDCAEIYVPFSWFEPMWMESFGIAEPGQGWKMTYEGATEIGGDFPVNMSGGVLSSNPIGASGMLRFAEAALQVRGMAGEHQVDGARKALGNAYGGGSQYFSNWIVASDPL from the coding sequence ATGGCCGTGCGCAGCGCCGTGATCGGCGTCGGGCAGACGAAGCTCGACGCCAAGCGCCTCGACGTCTCGCAGGTCGGGCTCGTGCGCGAGGCCGCGAAGCGCGCGCTCGAGGACGCGGAGCTCGACTGGAAGGACATCGACGCCGTCGTGATCGGGAAGGCCCCCGACATGTTCGAGGGCGTCATGATGCCGGAGCTGTTCCTCGTCGACGCGCTCGGCGGCGCGCACAAGCCGATGCTGCGCGTGCACACCGCGGGCTCGGTCGGTGGCAGCACGGCGATCGTCGCCAACAGCCTCGTGAAGGCCGGCATCCACCGCACCGTGCTCACCGTCGCGTACGAGAAGCAGAGCGAGTCGAACGCGATGTGGGCGCTCTCGATCGGCCTGCCCTTCCAGCAGAGCGTCGTCGCGGGCGCGGGCGGCTTCTTCGCGCCGCTGATCCGCGGCTACATCCAGCGCTCGGGCGCGCCCGAGGACACGGGCATCCGCGTCGCGCTGAAGGATCGCAGGAACGCGCTCAAGAACCCCTACGCGCACCTGAAGATCCCGGACATCTCCTTCGAGATGATCCAGAACTCGCCCATGCTGTGGGACCCGATCCGCTTCCTCGAGTCGTGCCCGTCGTCGGACGGCGCGTGCGCGATGGTGATCGGCGACGAAGAGCGCGCGCGGGCGAGCAGGAAGCCCGCCGCGTGGGTGCACGCGACGGCGATGCGCACCGAGCCGACGATGTTCGCGGGCCGCGACCAGGTGAACCCGCGGGCCGCGAACGACGCGGCGGCCGCCGTCTACAAGGCGGCCGGCATCGCGAACCCGCGCAAGGAGATCGACTGCGCGGAGATCTACGTGCCCTTCAGCTGGTTCGAGCCCATGTGGATGGAGAGCTTCGGCATCGCCGAGCCGGGCCAGGGCTGGAAGATGACGTACGAGGGCGCGACCGAGATCGGCGGCGACTTCCCGGTGAACATGTCGGGCGGCGTGCTGTCGTCGAACCCGATCGGCGCGTCGGGCATGCTGCGCTTCGCGGAGGCGGCGCTGCAGGTGCGCGGCATGGCGGGCGAGCATCAGGTCGACGGCGCGCGGAAGGCGCTCGGCAACGCCTACGGCGGTGGCTCGCAGTACTTCTCCAACTGGATCGTCGCGAGCGACCCGCTCTAG
- a CDS encoding lipid-transfer protein, which yields MRDVAVVAYTQSSPFLANARLNDAEMLIPLVGELYETSGLAKEEIGFTCSGSTDYIAGQSFAFVHAVDALGAWPPISESHVEMDGAWALYEAWVKIQTGEVDSALCFCFGRASMGTIEEVLTLQLDPYTVGPLAPDAHSLAALQARALIDSGKASERDVAAVVAKNLAAAKANPDALVTGDVDIDALLAEPCVASPLRAHALPPVTDGAAAIVIAAGDTARRACAKSGQAPVWIRGIEHRCEPMGLGLRDLATSASTKAAADAAGVHDGPVDLAELHAPYAHQELILREALGIGDPAIVNRSGGATAANPMMVAGLARIGEAVRQIRAGRGRRAVAHATQGPCLQQNLVCVLEGE from the coding sequence CTGCGCGACGTCGCCGTCGTCGCCTACACCCAGTCGTCGCCCTTCCTCGCGAACGCGCGGCTCAACGACGCGGAGATGCTGATCCCGCTGGTCGGCGAGCTGTACGAGACGTCCGGCCTCGCGAAGGAGGAGATCGGCTTCACGTGCTCGGGGAGCACGGACTACATCGCCGGCCAGTCGTTCGCGTTCGTGCACGCGGTCGACGCGCTCGGCGCCTGGCCGCCGATCAGCGAGTCGCACGTCGAGATGGACGGCGCGTGGGCGCTCTACGAGGCGTGGGTCAAGATCCAGACGGGCGAAGTCGACTCGGCGCTCTGCTTCTGCTTCGGGCGCGCGTCGATGGGCACGATCGAAGAAGTGCTGACGCTGCAGCTCGACCCGTACACGGTCGGGCCGCTCGCGCCCGACGCGCACAGCCTCGCCGCACTGCAGGCGCGCGCGCTGATCGACTCCGGCAAGGCGAGCGAACGCGACGTCGCCGCCGTCGTCGCCAAGAACCTCGCCGCGGCGAAGGCGAACCCGGACGCGCTCGTCACGGGCGACGTCGACATCGACGCGCTGCTCGCGGAGCCGTGCGTCGCGTCGCCGCTGCGCGCGCACGCGCTGCCGCCGGTGACGGACGGCGCGGCGGCGATCGTGATCGCCGCCGGCGACACGGCGCGGCGCGCGTGCGCGAAGTCGGGGCAGGCACCGGTGTGGATCCGCGGCATCGAGCACCGCTGCGAGCCGATGGGCCTCGGGCTGCGCGACCTCGCGACGTCGGCGTCGACGAAGGCGGCAGCCGACGCCGCCGGCGTGCACGACGGGCCGGTCGACCTCGCCGAGCTGCACGCGCCCTACGCACACCAGGAGCTCATCCTGCGCGAGGCGCTCGGGATCGGTGACCCGGCGATCGTGAACCGCTCGGGCGGCGCGACGGCGGCGAACCCGATGATGGTCGCGGGGCTCGCGCGCATCGGCGAAGCCGTGCGCCAGATCCGCGCGGGCCGCGGGCGGCGCGCGGTCGCGCACGCGACCCAGGGCCCGTGCCTGCAGCAGAACCTCGTCTGCGTCCTGGAGGGCGAATAG
- the moeB gene encoding molybdopterin-synthase adenylyltransferase MoeB codes for MQEAPPLRPEQFERYRRHLTLPEVGLEGQRRLLDASVLLIGAGGLGSPLALYLAAAGVGRIGLVDADVVDVSNLQRQILYATRDVGRPKVEVAAERLRALNPDVEVVPHALRLTSANALDVLGGYDVVVDGTDNFPTRYLSNDACVLLGVPNVYGSIFRFEGQASVFDARSGPCYRCLYPEPPPPGAVPSCAEGGVLGVLPAIVASIQATETVKLLLGAGRTLVGRLLLYDALAMEFSEFKLAKDPDCPACGAHPTLTRLVDYEGFCGLPSAGDAEPPVAQVSAAAFAARRARGDDALLLDVREPDEHARAHIAGAQLVPLGELGERLGELAAFRARPVVVHCHHGGRSEKACRLLRAAGFERVENLDGGIEAWSVTVDPSVPRY; via the coding sequence ATGCAGGAAGCCCCGCCGCTGCGCCCCGAGCAGTTCGAACGCTATCGGCGCCACCTGACGCTGCCCGAGGTCGGGCTCGAGGGGCAGCGGCGGCTGCTCGACGCGAGCGTGCTGCTGATCGGCGCGGGCGGGCTCGGCAGCCCGCTCGCGCTGTACCTCGCCGCCGCCGGCGTCGGCCGCATCGGCCTCGTCGACGCCGACGTCGTCGACGTCTCGAACCTGCAGCGCCAGATCCTCTACGCCACGCGCGACGTCGGCCGCCCGAAGGTCGAGGTCGCGGCCGAGCGACTGCGCGCGCTGAATCCGGACGTCGAGGTCGTGCCGCACGCGCTGCGCCTCACGTCCGCGAACGCGCTCGACGTGCTCGGCGGCTACGACGTCGTCGTCGACGGCACCGACAACTTCCCGACGCGGTACCTGAGCAACGACGCGTGCGTGCTGCTCGGCGTGCCCAACGTGTACGGCTCGATCTTCCGCTTCGAAGGGCAGGCGAGCGTGTTCGATGCGCGCTCGGGCCCCTGCTACCGCTGCCTCTATCCGGAGCCGCCGCCGCCGGGCGCCGTGCCGTCGTGCGCCGAGGGCGGCGTGCTCGGCGTGCTGCCCGCGATCGTCGCGTCGATCCAGGCGACCGAGACCGTGAAGCTGCTGCTCGGCGCGGGACGCACGCTGGTCGGGAGGCTCCTCCTGTACGACGCGCTCGCGATGGAGTTCAGCGAGTTCAAGCTCGCGAAGGATCCCGACTGCCCGGCCTGCGGCGCGCACCCGACGCTGACGCGGCTCGTCGACTACGAGGGCTTCTGCGGCCTGCCGAGCGCGGGCGACGCCGAGCCGCCCGTCGCGCAGGTGTCGGCCGCCGCGTTCGCGGCGCGGCGCGCGCGCGGCGACGACGCGCTGCTGCTCGACGTGCGCGAGCCCGACGAGCACGCCCGCGCGCACATCGCGGGCGCGCAGCTCGTTCCACTCGGCGAGCTCGGCGAGCGGCTCGGTGAGCTCGCCGCGTTCCGCGCGCGGCCGGTCGTCGTGCACTGCCACCACGGCGGGCGCAGCGAGAAGGCCTGCCGGCTGCTGCGCGCCGCGGGCTTCGAGCGCGTCGAGAACCTCGACGGCGGGATCGAGGCGTGGTCGGTCACCGTCGACCCGTCCGTGCCCCGTTATTAG